One part of the Marispirochaeta sp. genome encodes these proteins:
- the rpsA gene encoding 30S ribosomal protein S1, which translates to MSDREPNSGEMIQSELQEEYLKSLDELEEGQLVEGTVIEIGPEQVFVDVGYKSEGKIPTEEFDQEPSIGDTVSVVLVSKEGKGGQVVVSKRRADMISFWRVLKEASEKQEPVEGTFSKVIKGGFEVDLGYGITAFNPMSQTDVRRVEDPETFVGAKSKFLIERFQKEKRARIVLSRRSWLEREIENKKEEFFNNIQEGDEVEGRAKSFTSFGAFIDLGGFDGLLHINDMSWGHASRPKDYVKKDELVKVKVIKIDPESKKINLSLKHLTPDPWTIFENKYHIDDVVKGKVTKLADFGAFIELEDGIEGLAHVSELSWVKRIKHPKEVLAIGDEVEVKILDYDLEAGRVSLGLKQVLPNPWDSIEEQYPVGKRMTLEVKKLTNAGAFLEIEEGIDGFLHVDDLSWTKKIRHPSAMLKEGEKIEVSVIELDKEARRIRLGVKQLSDDPWQALKSAYPKGSRIEGTVSGITDFGVFVRVQGDIEGLIPRAHCFGPGEEPVEDLGTVFKEGEPVTAAVIEINTNTQRLGLSIRDLKKKQQRKEMAKYIHDEEEESTFTLGDFLKDKGIDS; encoded by the coding sequence ATGAGTGATCGAGAGCCTAACAGCGGAGAGATGATACAGTCCGAACTCCAGGAAGAATACCTCAAGAGCCTCGATGAATTGGAAGAGGGCCAGCTCGTTGAAGGTACAGTAATCGAGATTGGTCCGGAGCAAGTATTTGTCGATGTAGGGTACAAATCAGAAGGTAAAATCCCGACTGAAGAGTTCGATCAGGAACCCTCGATCGGCGACACGGTATCCGTTGTCCTTGTCAGCAAAGAGGGAAAGGGCGGACAAGTTGTCGTTTCTAAACGACGGGCAGATATGATTTCATTTTGGCGGGTCCTTAAAGAGGCGTCTGAGAAACAGGAGCCTGTGGAAGGAACCTTCTCAAAGGTCATAAAAGGCGGGTTTGAAGTTGATCTGGGTTATGGAATTACAGCTTTTAATCCCATGAGTCAAACAGATGTTCGTCGTGTAGAGGATCCTGAAACCTTTGTAGGCGCAAAGTCAAAATTTTTGATTGAACGCTTCCAGAAAGAGAAACGCGCACGAATCGTACTGTCCCGCCGATCCTGGCTTGAACGGGAGATTGAAAACAAGAAGGAAGAATTTTTCAACAACATCCAGGAAGGCGATGAAGTTGAAGGACGGGCAAAATCCTTTACTTCATTCGGCGCTTTTATTGATCTGGGTGGTTTCGACGGACTATTGCATATTAATGATATGAGCTGGGGACACGCATCTCGTCCCAAAGACTACGTAAAAAAAGATGAATTGGTTAAGGTCAAGGTAATCAAGATTGATCCCGAATCGAAGAAGATCAATCTTTCTCTGAAACACCTGACGCCCGATCCATGGACCATTTTTGAAAATAAATACCACATTGACGATGTTGTAAAGGGAAAGGTGACCAAACTTGCTGACTTCGGCGCTTTTATAGAACTGGAGGACGGGATTGAAGGTTTGGCCCATGTTTCTGAACTGTCCTGGGTTAAAAGAATAAAGCACCCGAAAGAGGTTCTCGCTATTGGCGACGAAGTTGAGGTTAAAATCCTGGACTATGATCTTGAAGCCGGCAGAGTTTCTCTTGGATTGAAGCAGGTACTGCCAAATCCCTGGGACTCAATTGAAGAACAGTATCCTGTTGGTAAACGGATGACTCTCGAGGTAAAGAAATTGACTAATGCCGGGGCTTTTCTTGAGATAGAAGAGGGAATTGACGGCTTTCTGCATGTTGATGACCTTTCCTGGACCAAAAAAATCCGTCATCCCTCGGCAATGCTGAAGGAAGGCGAGAAGATTGAGGTTTCGGTTATTGAGCTTGATAAGGAAGCACGTCGTATACGGCTTGGAGTAAAGCAGCTTTCCGATGATCCCTGGCAGGCTTTGAAATCAGCCTATCCTAAGGGAAGCAGGATTGAAGGTACTGTGAGCGGAATCACTGATTTCGGTGTTTTTGTACGGGTTCAGGGTGATATCGAAGGCCTTATTCCGCGTGCCCACTGCTTCGGTCCGGGAGAAGAACCAGTTGAAGATCTTGGAACAGTATTCAAGGAAGGCGAGCCTGTTACCGCTGCGGTTATAGAAATCAATACCAACACTCAGCGCCTCGGCCTCTCTATTCGCGATCTTAAAAAGAAACAACAGCGGAAAGAGATGGCGAAATACATCCATGATGAAGAGGAGGAATCGACCTTTACCCTTGGTGATTTTCTGAAAGACAAAGGTATCGATTCATAG
- the cmk gene encoding (d)CMP kinase, whose product MVIAIDGPAGVGKSSISSELSRQTGFHYLNSGNFYRAVTYSALSEQIDLTQQNVVEAYAASMDFSYKDGQIYLKGKDITHQLHSDKVDAQVAQVSSFRGVRQWVNQRLREISHRRDIIVEGRDIATVVFPDADLKVFLDASPEVRAKRRFDQGVSGLSLEEIAEGIRNRDAIDRSKEWGRLVRSEDALYVDTSGLTIEEVCAKVVRKIQEMQR is encoded by the coding sequence ATGGTCATAGCGATAGACGGACCGGCGGGTGTCGGGAAAAGCAGTATTTCCAGTGAACTTTCCAGACAGACGGGGTTTCATTACCTGAACTCCGGGAATTTTTACCGTGCCGTTACCTATAGTGCCCTGAGTGAACAAATTGACCTGACACAGCAGAATGTCGTGGAAGCTTACGCTGCTTCAATGGATTTTTCGTATAAGGATGGTCAGATCTATCTGAAGGGAAAAGATATTACTCACCAGCTTCACAGCGACAAAGTTGATGCCCAGGTTGCCCAGGTTTCCTCCTTCCGCGGCGTCAGGCAGTGGGTTAATCAGCGCTTGCGGGAAATTTCCCATCGCCGGGACATAATTGTCGAGGGCCGGGACATTGCAACCGTGGTGTTTCCGGATGCTGATCTAAAGGTTTTTCTCGATGCGTCACCGGAGGTCCGGGCAAAACGTCGTTTTGACCAGGGAGTGAGCGGGCTCAGCCTCGAAGAGATCGCTGAGGGAATCCGGAATCGGGATGCCATAGACCGCTCCAAGGAATGGGGTCGCCTTGTAAGGTCCGAAGATGCGCTTTATGTCGATACTTCGGGCTTGACCATAGAAGAAGTTTGTGCCAAAGTAGTACGTAAAATTCAAGAGATGCAGCGTTAA
- a CDS encoding pseudouridine synthase — protein sequence MADKKDNEIRLQVFLARSGIASRRGSEDLIRQGRVRVNGKVVTRMGEKVSLNDSVEVDHKKVYPDRRFIYIALYKPKFVVSSLKDPEGRTTVADIIKGKFPFRLFHVGRLDYLSSGLMFLTNDGEFSRFITSPAVGIEKEYQVEVSRLMSTELLDSFVRGIRIEDEELSISSYKIVGEKVAYLILKEGKNREIRRLFHHHKIRVKKLHRVRIGSVKLKGMVPGEYRLLKERDLRELGYKNEGALWS from the coding sequence ATGGCAGATAAAAAAGATAACGAAATCCGGTTACAGGTATTTCTTGCCCGCTCAGGGATTGCGTCACGACGGGGGTCTGAAGATCTGATCCGCCAGGGGCGCGTCCGAGTCAATGGAAAAGTTGTGACCCGTATGGGAGAAAAGGTTTCCCTGAACGATTCAGTGGAAGTCGACCATAAAAAAGTTTACCCTGACCGCAGGTTTATTTATATCGCCCTGTATAAGCCGAAGTTCGTGGTTTCCTCGCTGAAAGATCCGGAGGGGCGTACAACGGTGGCGGATATAATCAAGGGAAAATTCCCTTTCCGACTTTTCCACGTGGGCAGGCTGGATTATCTTTCATCGGGACTCATGTTTCTTACCAATGACGGGGAGTTTAGCCGCTTTATAACAAGCCCTGCTGTCGGTATCGAAAAGGAGTACCAGGTGGAAGTATCCCGTCTGATGTCAACGGAACTTCTGGACAGTTTTGTAAGAGGAATAAGGATCGAAGACGAGGAGCTGTCCATCAGTTCATATAAAATTGTGGGCGAAAAGGTGGCCTATCTTATTCTGAAAGAGGGTAAAAACCGCGAGATTCGCAGGCTCTTTCATCATCATAAAATACGGGTTAAAAAGCTGCATCGCGTACGGATTGGATCTGTTAAATTGAAAGGAATGGTTCCCGGTGAATACCGCCTGCTTAAAGAGCGGGATCTAAGAGAACTTGGGTATAAAAACGAGGGGGCCTTATGGTCATAG
- the scpB gene encoding SMC-Scp complex subunit ScpB has translation MTLEREAAIIEAILFLESEPIDVKTIAKISRLDKDIVEGSLKFIEEHYAEQEHGLDLREIGGGFLLSPKEELWDDLKERYGKKNDAKLSRAAMETLSIIAYSQPITRGEIEGIRGVSADGMIKLLLGRNLIKEVGKKEAPGRPVQYGTTKEFLKVFRLRSIADLPKLDELNQDRFELDGR, from the coding sequence ATGACCCTGGAACGTGAAGCAGCGATAATCGAAGCCATATTGTTTTTGGAGTCTGAGCCCATAGATGTCAAGACCATTGCTAAAATCAGCCGCCTGGACAAGGACATTGTGGAAGGTTCCTTGAAGTTTATAGAAGAGCATTACGCCGAACAGGAGCACGGTCTTGATTTGCGCGAAATAGGCGGAGGATTTCTTTTAAGTCCCAAGGAGGAACTCTGGGACGACCTTAAGGAACGGTATGGAAAAAAAAACGACGCCAAACTTTCCCGCGCCGCCATGGAGACTCTTTCCATTATTGCCTATTCACAGCCGATTACCCGGGGTGAGATCGAAGGAATCCGCGGGGTAAGTGCTGACGGCATGATAAAACTTCTGTTAGGAAGAAATCTTATTAAAGAGGTGGGTAAAAAAGAGGCCCCGGGACGGCCGGTCCAATACGGAACAACCAAGGAGTTCCTTAAGGTGTTCCGTTTGCGCAGTATCGCCGATCTCCCCAAACTAGATGAATTGAATCAGGACAGGTTTGAACTTGATGGCAGATAA
- a CDS encoding segregation/condensation protein A produces MEASTVTNESSNDHYRFKLNQFEGPLDLLLFLIKKSEINIYDIPIAEITEQYLEYLNIAEAVNLDNITEFYVMAATLLYIKSRMLLPVEVDFDDELEDPRQELVERLIEYQKYKKISEIMMDKESESEWAIERKKKQRILPFDDKDDLWDKIDVWELLKTFSSLISNISSERIIDLYEEVSINEKISLVNELLDEQEYCLFTDLVIKENSIMEIICAFLAILELVKLKRISIYQNRMFGDIRIYSHPDAGKDDEYTGEEMEYEEEPGTPTNTEEEQGGYDPGT; encoded by the coding sequence ATGGAAGCAAGTACGGTAACAAACGAAAGCAGTAACGATCATTATCGTTTCAAGCTGAATCAGTTTGAGGGCCCCCTGGATCTTCTGCTTTTTCTCATAAAAAAATCGGAAATTAATATCTATGATATTCCAATAGCCGAGATAACTGAACAATATCTCGAATATCTGAATATCGCTGAAGCTGTAAATCTGGATAACATTACCGAGTTTTATGTTATGGCGGCGACACTGCTTTATATAAAATCCCGCATGTTGCTTCCCGTGGAAGTCGATTTTGACGATGAACTTGAGGACCCCAGGCAGGAACTTGTTGAACGTCTGATCGAATATCAGAAGTACAAAAAGATTTCTGAAATAATGATGGATAAAGAAAGTGAAAGCGAGTGGGCCATAGAGAGGAAAAAGAAGCAGAGGATATTGCCCTTTGACGACAAGGACGATTTGTGGGATAAAATCGATGTCTGGGAACTCTTAAAAACCTTTTCGTCCCTTATTTCGAATATCTCATCGGAACGGATTATCGATCTATACGAAGAGGTTTCAATTAACGAAAAGATCAGCCTGGTAAATGAACTGCTTGATGAACAAGAATACTGCCTGTTTACTGATTTGGTGATAAAAGAAAACTCCATTATGGAGATAATCTGCGCTTTTCTGGCAATTCTTGAGCTGGTAAAGCTTAAGCGTATTTCTATTTATCAAAACCGGATGTTCGGTGATATCCGTATCTACAGCCATCCTGACGCAGGTAAGGACGATGAATACACCGGGGAGGAAATGGAGTACGAAGAGGAGCCCGGCACCCCGACAAACACCGAAGAGGAGCAGGGAGGATATGACCCTGGAACGTGA